The following is a genomic window from Deltaproteobacteria bacterium.
TTCGAACCTTAAGTCCCCTTAAAGATTCTAAAGGCAATGTAATAGCCGTAACAGTGGTTTCAAAAGACATCACCGAGCAAAAAAAAATAGAGGAGAAAATAAAATACATAAGCTTCCATGATGCTTTAACAGGCCTGTATAATAGAGCTTATTTTGAAGAAGAACTAAAAAGACTCAATACACAGAGGGAATACCCCTTAAGTGTTATTATGGCAGATATCAATGGTCTTAAAGTGATCAACGATACCTTGGGTCATAACAAGGGAGATAAATTACTAAAAAATCTGGCAAAAATACTAAAATCTGTATCTCGTAAAGAAGATATGGTAGCCCGCATTGGAGGGGATGAATTCGCCGTTATCTTACCCCATGCCGATGAAAATGCTGCCCAAGCATTCTGTAATAGATTTGAAGAGGCACGTAAAGAGTATAATAAAAAAGCCCAGATAAAACTCAGTGTTGCCTTAGGATATGCTATACAATCCGGTCAATACAAAGACATGGAAAAGGTTTTAGAAAAAGCAGATGAGAATATGTATACCGAAAAACTATCAGATATTGCCAGCAGGGAAAACCATATCATTGATACCCTCAAAACTGTTTTAGCTACAAGAGACCCTCATACTGAAAAACATGCAGAGAGATTGCAGAATCTGTCAGAAGCCTTAGGAAAGGATATAGGACTATCAGAATTTGAATTAAAGAGATTGAGATTGTTAGCTTTACTGCATGATATAGGAAAAATAGGCACACCAGATAATATTTTATTTAAACCTACTAAGTTAACAGAAGAAGAATGGGAAATTATGAAAAAACACTCTGAAGAGGGATATAAGATGGCTAAAAATATCCCTCAACTGGTTCCTATTGCCA
Proteins encoded in this region:
- a CDS encoding diguanylate cyclase, producing the protein STEDSVYLVDRDCRYLFINEKHLSRLGVSKDQIIDRTYNELHSKEETEMFVKAVEEVFKTGNSIQGEHRSHRDNRCFLRTLSPLKDSKGNVIAVTVVSKDITEQKKIEEKIKYISFHDALTGLYNRAYFEEELKRLNTQREYPLSVIMADINGLKVINDTLGHNKGDKLLKNLAKILKSVSRKEDMVARIGGDEFAVILPHADENAAQAFCNRFEEARKEYNKKAQIKLSVALGYAIQSGQYKDMEKVLEKADENMYTEKLSDIASRENHIIDTLKTVLATRDPHTEKHAERLQNLSEALGKDIGLSEFELKRLRLLALLHDIGKIGTPDNILFKPTKLTEEEWEIMKKHSEEGYKMAKNIPQLVPIARDILYHHERWDGTGYPKGLKGKEIPILSRIISIIDAYDVMLSDRPYRKALSKEEAIQELKENAGTQFDPELVERFLKIAEGKGDQDE